CGCCGTCCGTCGCTTTCATCACGGCGACATCCCAATCGGGCGTGTCGCGGTAGTTGATCAGGATCGAGGCGCCGAGCGCCTGGGCGCGGGCGAGCTTCTCATCCGAGGACGAGATGACGATCGCGCGCGCGCCCAGCGCGGCCGCGAACTGAAGGCCGAACAGCGCGACGCCGCCGGTTCCCTGGACCAGCAGCGTGTCGGCCTTGCCCATTCCGCCACGGGTGATGAGGCCGTGCCAGGCCGTGACGCCGGCACAGGGCAAGGTCGCGGCTTCGATCGACGTGAGGTGCGCCGGCACGGGGACCAGCGCCGTCGCCGGCAGCACCACGTACTCCGCCAGCATGCCATCCATCGTGCTGCCGCCGAGGGCTGACGGAACATAGCTCGCCTTGAACGGCCCGGAAATCCAATCGCGAAAGAACGATGCGGCCACACGATCGCCCGGGCGCCATTGAACGACATCGGAGCCTACGGCATCAACGATGCCTGCGCCGTCAGAGAGCGGGACGCGGCGGTCGAAACCGCCTTCACCCGCTCGGTCGAGGATCAGGAGGTCGCGGTAGTTGAGACTTGCCGCCTCGACCCGAATGCGGACCTCGCCAGGGGCGGGTTCAGGTTTGATGACGTCGGTGCGCACCAGGCGACCCGCGCCCGCATGGCCATTCAAATGATAGGCTTTCATCGTTGCTCCCGTCACAAGGGGACTCCACTTGGATGAGCACGATCTGTAAGGTCTGACAGCGCTGTCAGGGTCAAGAGGTTTTCAGTGAAGATCGGCGAACTTTCCCGGAGGACGGGAGTCAGCATCCGGATGCTGCGTTACTACGAGGACGAAGGCTTGCTTGCGCCGCACCGAACCTCGTCCGGTTACCGCGACTACGGGCCGGCGGACGAGGAAGCCGTGCGCCGGATCAAACTGCTCGGCTCAGCCGGCATGACGCTCGAAACGATCAAGCAGTTGCTCCCCTGCGTGCGCAACAACCGTCCAGATTTCAGGCCTTGCGACAATTTGCGAAGAATACTGGCGCAGCAGGTCGGCCTCATCGATCAACGCATCGAGGCACTCAGCCAGAGCCGGACGATTCTCGCAGGCTTCATCTCGAGCGTGAACTGATCGCCGGATATCGAATGTCGACCGTGGGCGACGGATCGATCGAAGACGTCGACATTCACTCGCCTGCCCAGGGGGGACCCGCATGAAGCTCTATTCGTTCTGGCAGTCGCTGGCGAGCTTTCGCGTGCGCATCGCGCTCAACCTCAAGGGCATCGCCTATCAGCAGGTCGCGGTCGATGTCGACCGGCAGCAGCATCGCGACGAGGCCTATGCCGCGCTCAACCCGCAGATGGCGCTGCCGGCGCTGGTGCTCGACGACGGCACCGTGCTGACGCAGTCGCTGGCGATCCTCGAATATCTCGACGAAGCCTGTCCGGGCGCTGCGCTGCTGCCTGCCGATGCCAAGGGGCGCGCGCGGGTGAGGGCGCTGGCGGCGATGATCGCCTGCGATGCGCATCCGCTGACGACGCCGCGGGTGCAGCGCTATCTCACCGAGGTGCTGCACGTGGACGACGCGGCGCGCGCGGCCTGGCTCAGGCACTGGGCGTCGGAGATGCTGGTCGCGATCGAGGCCCAGCTTGCAGGCCATGTCGCGACCGGCCGGTTCTGCCATGGCGATGCGCCGACGATGGCCGACATCTGCCTCGCCGGCCACGCCGTCTTCGCGCGCAATAAAGGCCTCGACCTCGCCGCGACGCCGACGGTGCAGCGCGTCGTCGAGGCCGCGATGGCGCTGCCGGCGTTCGCGTCCGCCCATCCGCTGGCGCAACCCGACACGCCGGCGGCGCTGCGCCGCAAGCCGGCGGTGTCGTAGTCGACGCCACGACCATCGGCGCTATCGCGCCGGCTGGCCGCCGTCCCGCTTCATCCAGTCGCGGAACTGCTCGAACAGGACCCTGGTCTCGTCCTCGCTCATCCGCCGGCCGCCGGTCGGCGCCCGCGTGCTCATCCACTCGTCGAACTGCTGCTTGACGGCGGCGCCGTCGGCCTGCGGCGGGCGCGTGCTGGCCAGCAGCTCCTCCGCGGCGCGGAAGCGGGTCCAGCCGGGCAGCGAGGAGGCGAGGTTGATCTCGTTCCATTTCGGATGGAACGGCGGCTGCTTGAACTGGTCGAACCGCTTGAACAGATAGTCGACGAAGCGCGCGACGCGGCGGTAGCGCTCGGTCTCCGGCGGCCAGTTGTAGACCGCCAGCACCTGCGGCACGCCGATGGTCTCGACGCTCTCGCCGGGCTTGAGCAGATTGGGGTAGTCCTGCGAGGTCAGCTTGGTCGGCACGTAGTAGTCCTGCAGGCTGCGCGCAAACGGAATCGGAAGGAAGTGGAAGCCCGGCTCGGGCTTGAACTTGGCGAACAGGTCGGTCGGCTTGCCCGTGACGTGGACAACGCCGGCGATCTCGCCACTGCGCATCTTCTCCAGCGCCACCGAATTGTTGATGAACACCTTTTCCGCGCCGATCTTGAGCCGGTCGAACACGATGCCGCCGGTGAGGTTGGCGGCGCTGCCCACGGTGTTGAAGGAGACCTTCTTGCCGGCGAGATCCTCCAGCGTCCTGATCTCCGGGCGGACGTAGACATGCATCTCGTTGATGTAGAACGAGCAGATGTAGCGGATCCGGTTCTTGATGTTGGCGAGCGTGCCGTTGCGGACGAACTCGTCGAGCACGTCCGCCGAGGTGATGGTGACGTCGACGCCGCGCAGATACAGCAGGTCCTCGATGTTGCCGAGCGCGCCGTAGGTCACCATCGGCAGCACGCGCAGGTTCGGGCGGTCGTCGAGCACCTTGGCCATCTCGGCGGCAAAACGGATGTTGGTGCCTTCGAGCAGGCCGCCGGCGACGCCGACCGTCCATTCGTTGGACTCCTGCAGCTTGCCGCCTTCGCCGGCCGCAGCGGCCGTTGCCGCCGCCGGCCTTCCGGTCCGCGCCGTCTGTGCCATGGCCGGCAGCAACGGTGCCGCCAGACTCAATCCCGCCGCAACGACGCAACTCAACAACGCGACCCGCATGCCCCAAATTCCTCCGTTGCCGGCCACACGGCGATCGTGAGGCGCGGCCGATTTTCGCGCATTATCTCCTTGGTTGAGGAATGAGGTCTACTACTCGCCGGTTGGGCGCAACCGGAGCTGCTGCGAGGCGCATCCTCGCCACCAAAAAGCCATGGGCTTGATTGCGCCTTGGTGTGGACGGAGAAACGCCGTGGTATCAGTCCGAGAGTCGCGCGAGATTGCACGCGGCCAAAATGGCATAGCGGAAATCGATGCAGCTTGCGGTTGCAGGGGGGCGGTCGAAGCCGGACGTTCGTGCGATCGGTCGTCGAGGGCTGCTGCGAGATCGAGGCCTTGGCACGGCGCGATCAGGCGCCGGCCTTGCTTCCCTTGGCGCAATAGTCCCGCCAGAACTGCCGATAGCCGGCTTCGACGCAGCGCGTGTAGTTGGCGACGTCGCCAGCCGCCGAGCGCGCGACCAGGCCGGGCAGTTCGGGCCGCAGCTTCACCAGCAGCTCGGGCCGCGCGGCAAAGCTCTTGGCGATCCGGATGTAGCCGTCATCATCGCCTGCGACCCAGTCGGCGAGGCCGGCCGCGGTCAGGATGCCGCCGGCGGCGCGCGAGGCCGCGCCGGCGCCGAGCTTGGCGACGACCGGCACGCCCATGTAGAGCGATTCGAACGTCGAGATGCCGCCGTTCTGCGGGAACGGGTCGAGCGAGATGTCGATGCGCTCGTAGGACTTGAGATGCTCGACGCGCTCGCTGGCGCCGAGGCAGAGGATGCGCGCCTCGGGCACGCCGTGTGCGACGAAGCGGGCGAGCAGCCCGTCGCGCACCGCGGGATCGTTCAGCGCGAGATGCTTGACGACGAGCTTCGCGTCAGGGATCTCGGCGAGCAGCCGCGCCCACAGCGCGATCGCCGCGTCGGAGATCTTGTCGATGCGGTTGTAGACGCCGAAGGTGACGTGGCCGTTCGTCAGCATCGGCAGCGGCGACGGCGGAACGTCGAGCACCGGATCGATCGTGATCACCGAGGGCAGGTCGTGGACGTGCTCGGCGAACAGCGGCCGGACGCTCTCGGGCACCGTGACCGGATCGGCGAAGAAGTAGTCCATGGTGGCAAGGCCCGTGCCGGTGCCGCTGCCCCAGGCCGTGACCTGGATCGGCGCCGGCTTGCGCGCGAACACCGGCATGCGCGTGCCCGTGGTGTAGCCGGAGAGATCGACCAGGATGTCGACGCCGTCGGCCTGGATGCGGTCGGCGAGCTCGTCGTCGGACAGGCTCGAGGCCTCGACCCAGACGTCGGCGATCGATTGGAACGTCGCGGTGTAGGAATCGTGCCGCGGCGAGGTCGAGTAGCAGTTGACCTGGACCTGCGTCTTGTCGTGGCCGCGCAGCACGGGCAGGAAGGCGAAGGCCGCCGAATGCATGCGGAAGTCGGCCGAGACGTAGCCGACGACGATGCGCCGGTCGGGATCGAGCGAACGTGGCGCAAGCTTGCGGCGCGGGAATCTGGAGCCGACCGCCATCCACCAATATTGCCGCGCCGCCTGCTGGACCGCGAAGTCGGCGCCGGGCAGGAAATCGAGATAGAAGATCTTCTTGGTGATCGCCTCGTCATAGTCCGGCTGCACCGCGAGCGCCTGGTCGAACTGGGCGATGGCGCCTGCGACGTCGCCGAGCCGGCCGCGACAGGCGCCGAGCAAAGTGAGCGCGACCTGCGCCTTCGGATTGGTGTCGAGCACGCGCTTGCAGGCGGCCATCGCCTGCGCGACGTTGCCGTTGAGGATGCAGATCTGCGCCTTGCCCTGCCATCCCAGTTGCAGATTGGGATCGAGCGTCACGGCGGCGTCGAAATCGGCTTCGGCTTCCGCCGTGCGTCCGGAGATCATGTAGAGCCGGCCGCGATGCGCCCGCAGCTCGGCGTGGGCCGGGCGTGCCGCCAGTGCCGCATTGAAGGTCGCTTCCGCCAGCTCGAAATGGTGCAGCTCGAGATGGGCGAGGCCCTTGTTGACCGTGGCCTCGAAATGGTTCGGGTTGAAGGCCAGCGCGCGCTCGGCGCTGGCGGCAGCGGCGTCCCACCGCCGCAGCATCAGCTCGGCGACGCTGCGATTGCACCAGGCATCGACGTCGTCCGGCTTGAGCTCGAGGGCACGGGTCGCGGCCGCGAGCGAGGCCTCGCCCTGTCCGAGCCGCAGCAGCGCGATTGCGAGGTTGCGCAAGGTGATCGGCGCATTCGGGCGCAGCGCCAGCGATCGCTCCAGCGCGGCGCGCGCCTCCTCGTAGCGCTCGCAATTGATCAGCGCCCAGCCGAGATTGGACTGCGCGTCGGCGGAATTCGGCTCCATCGCGACGGCCTGCGTCAGGAAGGCGGTGGCCTCGGCGAAGCGCGCCGATGACACCAGCGACACGCCGAGCAGATGCATGGCATCGAAGCAGCCGGGGACCTCCTGCAGCAGCTTCGCGCACAGCGCCTGCGCCTCCGCCTGGCGTCCGGCCTGGAAGGCCTTGTACGCCGTCGTCAGCTGCGTCTCGACGAGCTTCTTCTGCTTCTTTTCCTGCCGCGCCTTCTGGAAGGCGCGCGAACCGACGGTGCTCAAGGACTTGGGTCTCCGGACAGACAGGACGGCATGGCGTCGGACGCCGCAGCGGCGCGCTGCGGCCGGCAACCGGGCCGCCGCCATGCCCGGCGGCAGCAAAGCCCAGGATGTCCTGTGGTCGTCCGGTCGCCGGCCACGCGCAGCGCGACGCGGCGAAGCTTGCCCGCGCCATGGTTAGCAAATGGTTAACGGGAGGACGGAGGGAACTTGTCGCGCCCGCGAATGCCCAGGGAGCGACGGGGCAGTTCGCGCAGGGCGGATCAGCGCCGCGTGATCCGCCAGCTGCGGATGTCACGCCGACGATAGGGCGCCTCCTTGGCTCGGCACAGCCTTCCGGCACAACATTGCAGCGCTCACTCCGCGCAGCCGTCGACCAGCACCAACCGGCTCGACGTGGTGCGGTGACGGATCGCGAACAGGTCCTGGATCTCGGGATCACCAAGGAAGTCGGTGGCGTTCTGGCGCGACGGGAATTCCAGGATCACGATGCGCTCTGGCGTCCAGCCGCCTTCGACCGGCGTGGGCACTGCGCCCTGGACGATGTAGCGGCCGCCATGCCTCGCGATGAAGGCGGGGATCCGTTCGATGTAGACCTTGAACGCCGCGAAGTCGTGAACGGCGAGATCGAGGACGAGATAGGCTTTCATGGCATGCTCCGCGCAGGGAGCCGCGATCATACGATCCGAACTTGGAATGCAAACCCATCCGGCCGCCGGTTCGTGGCCTGATCCATCCGCACGTCATTCCGGGCTCGCGCTGTCCGGCGACGTCGTCGCCGCGCGCGCCCCGGAATGGCGGTGGAGAAGGGGACGGCTCGAAACGCTGCCGCCTACTTGCCCTTCTCGATCTTGGTCACCGTGTAGCCGGAGGCGTCCTCGACCGCCTCGAACTTCACCTTGTCGCCGGCCTTGAGGCCTTTCAGCAGCGCAGCGTCCTTGACGCGGTAGACCATGGTCATGGCCCCGTCCATGCCAAGACTCTTGGCCGGGCCGTGGTGGAGGGTGATCTTGGCGTTGGCCTCATCGACCTTCTTGACGTCGCCGCTGATGGCCTCGGCGGCGAGGGCAGGGGTCGCGAGAGCGAGAACCAACGCGGCGGCGGTCGTGAGCTGAGAGAACGACTTCATGATGTGTTTCCTTCTACTGGTGAACTCATGGCGAGGCGTAGGGCGAATGACGCGGCGATGATCCGCCCTACGCGTTGTCAAGACGGCTTCATCCGTCACTTCACGGCAACGTGGCCGGTCATGCCGAACTCGCGATGATCTGGGATCAGGCAGGAATATTCGAACGTGCCGGGCTTGGTGAACCGCCACAGCAGCTCGGCGGTCTTGTTCGGCGCGAGCCGGGCGCCGTTGGGCTCGTCGTGCTCCATATGCGGGTGCTTCTTCATGACCGCGGCGTGCTTCAGGTTCTCGGCCTTGGTGGCGAGCAGGAACTCGTGATCCTCCTTGCCGGTGTTGCGCAGCACGAAGCGGATCTGCTCGCCGCGCTTCACCTCGATGCGCGCCGGCGTGAACTCCATCTCGCTCAGCAGCACCTCGATGGTGCGTGACGGCTGTTTGGGATCACCCGGCTCACCGGCGGAATAGCCGCGCGATCCGTGCTGCTCATGGCCACGGGCCGGTGCTACGATCAGAGCGGCCGCCGCCATTGCGCTGATCGCGAATGCAGTCTTCATGGATATCTCCTGATGGTGGTCGTCGGTTGATGCGGTGTTTGGTGAATTCAGCGCTGGGTGCGGACCTGCGTCGGTGCGCCGTCGCTTCGCCGCACCGGCTCCGGCGCGCTTGCGACCTCGTAGGCCACGGTGCCCTTGGGGAACTGATACGGGCCGGGATCGCGGTAGTCGTCGCGGGCGAGGCCCTCGCGCACCTTCACGGTCGTGAACATGCCGCCCATCTCGATCGGCCCGAACTGGCCGCTGCCGGTCATCATCGGCAGCGTGTTGTCGGGGGCCGGCATCTCCATGTTGCCCATCGCCATGCCGGTGTTGCCCATCACCATGCCGTCGGGCGCGAGCTTGCCGACGGCGGCGGCCAGCTCCTTGCGCGGCACGCCGATCAGGTTGCGCATGTCGTGGCCCATCGCATTCATCGTGTGATGCGACTTGTGGCAATGGAACGCCCAGTCGCCGGGGTTGTCGGCGGTGAAGTCGAGCACGCGCACCGCGCCGACCGGCACGTCGGTCGTGGTCTCCGGGAATTGCGCCGTTTCGGGAAGCCAGCCGCCGTCGGTGCCGATCACCTTGAACTTGTGGCCGTGGAGGTGGATCGGATGGTTGGTCATGGTGAGATTGCCGATGCGGATGCGGACGCGATCGCCGAGCCGCACCGGCAAGGAATCGATGCCGGGAAACACCCGCGCATTCCAGGTCCACATGTTGAAGTCGGTCATCTCGTTGACCTTCGGCAGATAGCTGCCGGGCTCGATGCGGTAGGTCGACATCACGAATACGAAGTCGCGGTCGACCGGCGGCGGCAGGTTGTCGCGCGGATGCACGACGATCATGCCCATCATGCCCATCGCCATCTGCACCATCTCGTCGGCGTGCGGGTGATACATGAAGGTGCCGGCATGCTTCATCTCGAACTCGTAGACGAAGGTCTTGCCGGGCTTGATGTGCGGCTGCGTCAGTCCGCCGACGCCGTCCATGCCGCAGGGCAGGATCACGCCGTGCCAGTGCACGGTGGTGTATTCCGGCAATTTGTTGGTGACGAAGATCCTGAGCTTGTCGCCCTCGACCGCCTCGATGGTCGGGCCCGGCGATTGGCCGTTGTAGCCCCACAGATGCGTGGTCATGCCGGGCGCGAACTCGCGCGTGACCGGCTCGGCGACGAGATGGAATTCCTTCCAGTCGCCGTTCATGCGGAACGGCAGCGACCAGCCGTTGAGCGTGACCACCGGCTG
This region of Bradyrhizobium sp. SZCCHNS1050 genomic DNA includes:
- a CDS encoding copper oxidase produces the protein MLSRRTLLGSAALAGASAVSGRVQAASIPEAPTMDKTVMQPPLHPSAGPDYQPVVTLNGWSLPFRMNGDWKEFHLVAEPVTREFAPGMTTHLWGYNGQSPGPTIEAVEGDKLRIFVTNKLPEYTTVHWHGVILPCGMDGVGGLTQPHIKPGKTFVYEFEMKHAGTFMYHPHADEMVQMAMGMMGMIVVHPRDNLPPPVDRDFVFVMSTYRIEPGSYLPKVNEMTDFNMWTWNARVFPGIDSLPVRLGDRVRIRIGNLTMTNHPIHLHGHKFKVIGTDGGWLPETAQFPETTTDVPVGAVRVLDFTADNPGDWAFHCHKSHHTMNAMGHDMRNLIGVPRKELAAAVGKLAPDGMVMGNTGMAMGNMEMPAPDNTLPMMTGSGQFGPIEMGGMFTTVKVREGLARDDYRDPGPYQFPKGTVAYEVASAPEPVRRSDGAPTQVRTQR
- a CDS encoding cupredoxin family protein, encoding MKTAFAISAMAAAALIVAPARGHEQHGSRGYSAGEPGDPKQPSRTIEVLLSEMEFTPARIEVKRGEQIRFVLRNTGKEDHEFLLATKAENLKHAAVMKKHPHMEHDEPNGARLAPNKTAELLWRFTKPGTFEYSCLIPDHREFGMTGHVAVK
- a CDS encoding DUF1330 domain-containing protein → MKAYLVLDLAVHDFAAFKVYIERIPAFIARHGGRYIVQGAVPTPVEGGWTPERIVILEFPSRQNATDFLGDPEIQDLFAIRHRTTSSRLVLVDGCAE
- a CDS encoding MerR family transcriptional regulator produces the protein MKIGELSRRTGVSIRMLRYYEDEGLLAPHRTSSGYRDYGPADEEAVRRIKLLGSAGMTLETIKQLLPCVRNNRPDFRPCDNLRRILAQQVGLIDQRIEALSQSRTILAGFISSVN
- a CDS encoding TAXI family TRAP transporter solute-binding subunit; amino-acid sequence: MRVALLSCVVAAGLSLAAPLLPAMAQTARTGRPAAATAAAAGEGGKLQESNEWTVGVAGGLLEGTNIRFAAEMAKVLDDRPNLRVLPMVTYGALGNIEDLLYLRGVDVTITSADVLDEFVRNGTLANIKNRIRYICSFYINEMHVYVRPEIRTLEDLAGKKVSFNTVGSAANLTGGIVFDRLKIGAEKVFINNSVALEKMRSGEIAGVVHVTGKPTDLFAKFKPEPGFHFLPIPFARSLQDYYVPTKLTSQDYPNLLKPGESVETIGVPQVLAVYNWPPETERYRRVARFVDYLFKRFDQFKQPPFHPKWNEINLASSLPGWTRFRAAEELLASTRPPQADGAAVKQQFDEWMSTRAPTGGRRMSEDETRVLFEQFRDWMKRDGGQPAR
- a CDS encoding tetratricopeptide repeat protein gives rise to the protein MSTVGSRAFQKARQEKKQKKLVETQLTTAYKAFQAGRQAEAQALCAKLLQEVPGCFDAMHLLGVSLVSSARFAEATAFLTQAVAMEPNSADAQSNLGWALINCERYEEARAALERSLALRPNAPITLRNLAIALLRLGQGEASLAAATRALELKPDDVDAWCNRSVAELMLRRWDAAAASAERALAFNPNHFEATVNKGLAHLELHHFELAEATFNAALAARPAHAELRAHRGRLYMISGRTAEAEADFDAAVTLDPNLQLGWQGKAQICILNGNVAQAMAACKRVLDTNPKAQVALTLLGACRGRLGDVAGAIAQFDQALAVQPDYDEAITKKIFYLDFLPGADFAVQQAARQYWWMAVGSRFPRRKLAPRSLDPDRRIVVGYVSADFRMHSAAFAFLPVLRGHDKTQVQVNCYSTSPRHDSYTATFQSIADVWVEASSLSDDELADRIQADGVDILVDLSGYTTGTRMPVFARKPAPIQVTAWGSGTGTGLATMDYFFADPVTVPESVRPLFAEHVHDLPSVITIDPVLDVPPSPLPMLTNGHVTFGVYNRIDKISDAAIALWARLLAEIPDAKLVVKHLALNDPAVRDGLLARFVAHGVPEARILCLGASERVEHLKSYERIDISLDPFPQNGGISTFESLYMGVPVVAKLGAGAASRAAGGILTAAGLADWVAGDDDGYIRIAKSFAARPELLVKLRPELPGLVARSAAGDVANYTRCVEAGYRQFWRDYCAKGSKAGA
- a CDS encoding NAD(P)-dependent alcohol dehydrogenase, translating into MKAYHLNGHAGAGRLVRTDVIKPEPAPGEVRIRVEAASLNYRDLLILDRAGEGGFDRRVPLSDGAGIVDAVGSDVVQWRPGDRVAASFFRDWISGPFKASYVPSALGGSTMDGMLAEYVVLPATALVPVPAHLTSIEAATLPCAGVTAWHGLITRGGMGKADTLLVQGTGGVALFGLQFAAALGARAIVISSSDEKLARAQALGASILINYRDTPDWDVAVMKATDGEGATHVLELGGPGTYDRSLRSVASGGKIVQIGVLTGFGPKPDLARLQWENADIIGVTVGSVEHFTAMNRFLAEHAIHPIVDRVYDFDDAPEAFALLRSGSHFGKIVVKL
- a CDS encoding copper-binding protein; amino-acid sequence: MKSFSQLTTAAALVLALATPALAAEAISGDVKKVDEANAKITLHHGPAKSLGMDGAMTMVYRVKDAALLKGLKAGDKVKFEAVEDASGYTVTKIEKGK
- the maiA gene encoding maleylacetoacetate isomerase, encoding MKLYSFWQSLASFRVRIALNLKGIAYQQVAVDVDRQQHRDEAYAALNPQMALPALVLDDGTVLTQSLAILEYLDEACPGAALLPADAKGRARVRALAAMIACDAHPLTTPRVQRYLTEVLHVDDAARAAWLRHWASEMLVAIEAQLAGHVATGRFCHGDAPTMADICLAGHAVFARNKGLDLAATPTVQRVVEAAMALPAFASAHPLAQPDTPAALRRKPAVS